A region from the Phycodurus eques isolate BA_2022a chromosome 12, UOR_Pequ_1.1, whole genome shotgun sequence genome encodes:
- the sik1 gene encoding serine/threonine-protein kinase SIK1 has protein sequence MVIMSDHSRGPQGRPLQVGFYEIIRTLGKGNFAVVKLAKHKVTKTQVAIKIIDKTRLNPSNLEKIYREVQIMKLLNHPHIIKLYQVMETKDMLYIVTEYAQNGEMFDHLTSNGRMSEAEARKKFWQILTAVDYCHRHHIVHRDLKTENLLLDANMNIKLADFGFGNFYNGGEPLSTWCGSPPYAAPEVFEGKEYEGPQLDIWSLGVVLYVLVCGSLPFDGPSLPALKQRVTEGRFRIPFFMSQDCENLIRKMLVVDPAKRISVAQIKQHRWMLADPVAAHQTLSHSLTDYNSYLGDYSEPVLGIMNTLGIDRQRTIESLQSSSYNHFSAIYYLLLERVKEHRNQQLSRQCGSWNQRQRSISDTTGAEQVIMKADSFRTAPFSIPTKNFPPVYSEMECDQGGLFQRVVFPVEASFNRLLWNRSISPNSLLETSISEEVRPRDLEEEEAAQSLGPLLPPATTSRRHTLAEVSARFHQCNPPCIVVSPSDGASSDSCLKSSSSPTAALQAPMGGDVSTPAACGAKEGALLPAGAPLALSSHLLPQIQGSLPAASFQEGRRASDTSLTQGLKAFRQQLRKNTRTKGILGLNKIKGLTRPVASPPASNRGSRGSLGPALSEHRSMLEEVLHQQRMLQIQHQPHQPQVQNAPTGPTQNPLLFLSQQQSPSPAPTSVFAASPLFEAPSRLQNTPQHPLAPPQPLALAHGLWQHGLETASNSLSPVASAAYLLEARLHISPHAQHHHHHRHHRTGLQQQLGAAHFASAPAAWAAGSASGAEPDMQELVLTGQTLLSSCVMVK, from the exons ATGGTGATCATGTCAGACCACAGCCGGGGGCCCCAGGGAAGGCCCCTGCAGGTGGGCTTCTACGAGATCATCCGCACGCTGGGAAAAGGCAACTTTGCCGTGGTGAAACTGGCAAAGCATAAAGTCACAAAAACCCAG GTGGCCATTAAGATTATTGACAAGACTCGACTGAACCCGTCCAATCTGGAGAAAATCTACAGGGAAGTTCAGATTATGAAGCTGCTCAACCACCCTCACATCATCAAACTCTATCAG GTCATGGAGACCAAAGACATGTTGTACATCGTAACAGAATATGCACAGAACGGGGAGATGTTTG ATCACCTGACCTCAAACGGCCGCATGAGCGAAGCCGAAGCACGGAAGAAATTTTGGCAGATTCTCACGGCGGTGGACTACTGCCACCGGCACCACATCGTCCATCGTGACCTCAAAACCGAGAACCTGCTGCTGGACGCCAACATGAACATCAAACTGGCCG ACTTTGGATTCGGTAACTTCTACAATGGTGGGGAGCCCCTGTCGACATGGTGTGGCAGCCCCCCGTACGCGGCCCCTGAAGTCTTTGAGGGCAAAGAGTACGAAGGACCTCAATTGGACATTTGG AGCCTGGGTGTGGTGCTTTACGTGCTCGTATGTGGCTCCCTTCCCTTCGACGGTCCCAGCCTTCCTGCGCTCAAGCAAAGAGTCACTGAGGGGCGCTTCAGAATCCCCTTCTTCATGTCGCAAG ACTGTGAAAACCTCATCCGCAAAATGTTGGTGGTGGACCCTGCAAAGAGGATCAGCGTGGCCCAGATCAAGCAGCACCGCTGGATGCTGGCGGACCCCGTGGCGGCCCACCAGACTCTGAGCCACTCCCTGACCGATTACAACTCTTACCTAGGGGACTACAGTGAACCCGTCCTGGGCATCATGAACACCCTGGGGATCGACCGCCAGAGGACAATAGAG TCTTTGCAGAGCAGCAGCTACAATCACTTTTCTGCCATCTACTACCTGCTTCTGGAGAGGGTCAAAGAGCATCGCAACCAGCAGCTGAGCCGTCAGTGCGGAAGTTGGAACCAAAGGCAGAGGAGCATCTCGGACACCACCGGAGCAGAG CAAGTCATCATGAAGGCGGACAGCTTCAGAACGGCGCCATTCTCCATTCCGACCAAAAACTTTCCTCCGGTCTACTCGGAGATGGAGTGCGATCAAGGTGGACTGTTCCAG CGGGTGGTCTTCCCGGTGGAGGCCAGCTTCAACAGGCTGCTGTGGAACCGCTCCATTTCGCCCAACAGCCTGCTGGAGACCAGCATCAGCGAGGAGGTGCGGCCCCGCGacctggaggaagaggaggcggcACAAAGCTTGGGGCCGTTGCTGCCCCCTGCCACCACCTCACGCCGGCACACTCTGGCCGAAGTGTCCGCGCGGTTTCACCAGTGCAACCCTCCAT gtATTGTTGTCAGCCCCTCCGACGGCGCCTCTTCTGACAGCTGCCTCAAGTCGTCCTCCAGTCCCACCGCCGCTCTGCAGGCTCCTATGGGTGGCGACGTGTCAACACCTGCGGCCTGCGGGGCTAAAGAGGGGGCGCTCCTGCCTGCTGGCGCCCCCCTGGCGCTCTCCTCTCACCTCCTGCCCCAGATCCAGGGGAGCCTTCCTGCAGCCAGCTTCCAGGAGGGTCGCAGAGCCTCTGACACCTCCCTGACACAAG GCCTCAAAGCTTTCCGGCAGCAGCTGAGGAAAAACACTCGGACCAAAGGGATCCTAGGATTGAACAAGATCAAGGGTTTGACGAGGCCGGTCGCGTCGCCCCCGGCCTCCAACCGGGGCAGCCGCGGCTCCCTGGGCCCCGCCCTCTCCGAGCACCGCAGCATGCTGGAGGAAGTCCTGCACCAGCAACG GATGCTCCAAATCCAGCACCAGCCACACCAACCTCAGGTCCAGAATGCTCCGACAGGACCCACCCAGAATCCTTTGCTGTTTCTGTCCCAGCAGCAGTCGCCCTCTCCTGCGCCTACTTCAGTATTTGCCGCCTCTCCTTTATTCGAGGCGCCGTCCCGCCTTCAGAACACGCCTCAGCACCCCCTGGCGCCTCCTCAGCCGCTGGCCCTGGCTCACGGCCTCTGGCAGCACGGCCTGGAGACCGCCTCCAACTCTTTGTCTCCTGTGGCCTCCGCCGCTTACCTCCTGGAGGCCCGTCTGCACATCAGCCCGCACGCACaacaccatcaccaccaccgccaccaccgCACGGGCCTGCAGCAACAGCTGGGCGCCGCGCACTTCGCCAGCGCACCCGCCGCCTGGGCCGCGGGCTCGGCGTCCGGCGCCGAGCCCGACATGCAGGAGCTGGTTCTGACGGGTCAGACGCTGCTGAGCAGCTGCGTGATGGTCAAGTAG